The DNA sequence CGGGAGTCCCGCCACGAAATGGAGAAGCTCGAGAAGATGCGCGCGGTGGCCCTGTCGCCCCCATTGACGGAGCTGACGCGTCCGGCATCGTTCGCCGAGGTGGTGGGACAGGAGGACGGGCTGCGCGCCCTGCGCGCCGCCCTGTGCGGCCCCAACCCCCAGCACGTCATCGTCTACGGGCCGCCCGGTGTGGGGAAGACGGCGGCCGCCCGGCTGGTGCTGGAGGAGGCCAAGCGAAACCCCTCGTCCCCCTTCGGGCCGGGGGCCCGCTTCGTCGAGGTGGACGCCACCGCCTCCCGCTTCGACGAGCGGGGCATCGCCGACCCCCTGATCGGGTCGGTGCACGACCCCATCTACCAGGGGGCAGGTCCCCTGGGCATCGCCGGCATCCCGCAGCCCAAGCCGGGGGCGGTGACCCGCGCCCACGGGGGCATCCTCTTCCTGGACGAGATCGGGGAACTGCACCCCGTGCAACTCAACCGGCTACTCAAGGTGCTGGAGGATCGGCGCGTCCACTTCGAGAGCGCCTACTATTCCCCTGAAGACCCCAACATCCCCCGTCACATCCGGGACATCTTCGAAAATGGCCTTCCCGCTGACTTCCGCCTGGTGGGGGCCACCACCAGGTCACCCGAGGAAATCTCGCCCGCCATCAGATCCCGCTGCATGGAGGTGTTCTTCCGTCCCCTTGAAGCCAAGGAGGTGTGGCGCATCGCAGCCAACGCTGCCGCCCGGGTGGGCTTCGCCCTGGACGACGACGCCCTGGAGGTGGTGGGCAGGTACGCCGGGAACGGTCGCGATGCCGTGAGCATGGTGCAGACGGCCATCGGGGTGGCCCAGGGGGAGGGGAGGCGACGCATAACCCGCGCCGACCTGGAGTGGGTTGTCACGACGGGCCAGTACTCTCCACGGCTGGAGGTTCGCCCCGCCGCGGCGGCCCGGGTGGGGGTAGCCTATGGCCTGGGGGTGGCAGGCCCCAACGTGGGGGTGGTGATGGAGGTGGAGGCCTCCTGCCGTCATGTGGGCGGACGAGGGGGGCAGGTGCGGGTGACGGGAGCGGTGGAGGAAGAGGAGGTGGGCGTACCCGGTCGTCGCCTGCGGCGCAAGGGTCAGGCCCTGGGCGCGGTGGAGACGGTGTTGAGCGCGCTCACCGAGATCCTGGAGACCGACCTGCGCGACTACGACCTACACGTCAGCTGGCCAGGGGGCATCCCGGTGGACGGTCCTTCCGGGGGAGCGGCCCTGGGGGTGGCCGTCGCCTCTGCCCTGCTGGGGAAGCCGGTGCGGCCCACGGTCGCCCTCACAGGTGAGGTGTCCATCCGGGGCGAGGTGAAATCGGTGGGGGGTATTGTGCCCAAGGTGGCGGCCGCCCGGCGGGCCGGGTTCACGGTGGTCCTGATCCCCGCTGACAACCGTCACGAAGGCCTGGCCGGAGATGGCCTGGAGGTACGGGGGATCGAGCACCTGGCCGAGGCCCTTTCCCTGGCCCTGCTGGAAGCTGAGCAGCCAGCATCCCCAGCACCACCAGTGCTCCCCCGAGCAATCCCCGCGGGGTGAGGGTTTCCCCGCCCAAGAGCCAGGCGAAAACGGTAGCGAACACGGGTTCGGCGGAGAATATAAGGGCGGTGTGGGTGGGCTCGGTGAACCGCTGCACCGCATTTTGCACCAGGAAGGCCACGGCGGTGGCGAAAAGCCCGGTGAGGAGCAGGGCATCCCATACCCGGAGCACGGAGGGCCCGAGCAGGTGCCAGGACCAGCCCGACGGACACGCCCCTGGCAGGAGCGCGGCCAGGGCGCTGGCGAGCGCCACCGTGAGCACCTGGACGGCGGTGATGGGCACGGGGTGGGCGTCCCCCGCCCAGGCCGCCACGGAGAGGATGTGGGCGGCAAAGGCCAGGGCGCACCCCAGCACCAGCACGTCTCCCCGCCCCAGCTCACCCGCCTCCCAGCCCATGGCGGCCAGTCCCGCGGTGGCCAGCGCCACGCCCGCCACCGCCTGCCTGCCCGGCGGGCGTCGCCACAGGGCGCCCTGACCGAGGGGTACCAGCACCACCGACAGCCCGGTGATAAAGCCGGCCCGCCCTGCGGTCGTGTACTGCAGCCCCCAGGTCTGCAGCAGGTATCCCAGAAACAGGAAGGCACCGATGCCCACGCCCCGGGCGATGAGGGGGGCACGGAACTGGCGCCAGGCGGACGGGAAGGCCAGGGCCAGCACCGCTCCCGCCAGTGCGAAGCGCACGGCCAGGAAGGGCAGGACGGGCAGGGTGAGGGTGGCCCGCTTCACGGTGACGAAGGTGGCACCCCACACCGCCGCTACCCCCAGCAGGGCCAGGTCTGCCTGCCACGGCCGCACTCTGGGTACCATCCCGCTCAGGGCGGGCCCCCCTGCCCGGACCCGCCAGTGGCGGTGCCCTGCCCCGGCCCGGCGCCTGCGGTGCCCTGCGGCTGCTCCAGGCGCCGCAGCAGGCGGAGGAGGATGCAGGCTGTTTGCCCGCGGGTGAGCGAGTCGGCGGGTCCGAACCGGCCATCCGGGTACCCCTGCATGAGGCCCGCGGCAGTCACGCGCGCGATGGCGTCCAGGGCCGGGCGGGGGGTCGAGCCCAGGTCGGG is a window from the Bacillota bacterium genome containing:
- the lonB gene encoding ATP-dependent protease LonB translates to MELSLLLSWVQLFFLVVIGLYFLSLLRTQHGGRVAVNRESRHEMEKLEKMRAVALSPPLTELTRPASFAEVVGQEDGLRALRAALCGPNPQHVIVYGPPGVGKTAAARLVLEEAKRNPSSPFGPGARFVEVDATASRFDERGIADPLIGSVHDPIYQGAGPLGIAGIPQPKPGAVTRAHGGILFLDEIGELHPVQLNRLLKVLEDRRVHFESAYYSPEDPNIPRHIRDIFENGLPADFRLVGATTRSPEEISPAIRSRCMEVFFRPLEAKEVWRIAANAAARVGFALDDDALEVVGRYAGNGRDAVSMVQTAIGVAQGEGRRRITRADLEWVVTTGQYSPRLEVRPAAAARVGVAYGLGVAGPNVGVVMEVEASCRHVGGRGGQVRVTGAVEEEEVGVPGRRLRRKGQALGAVETVLSALTEILETDLRDYDLHVSWPGGIPVDGPSGGAALGVAVASALLGKPVRPTVALTGEVSIRGEVKSVGGIVPKVAAARRAGFTVVLIPADNRHEGLAGDGLEVRGIEHLAEALSLALLEAEQPASPAPPVLPRAIPAG